Proteins from a single region of Diaphorobacter limosus:
- a CDS encoding MFS transporter — MPSADPQRWYFGWNIVAAATVLTALTVGMRLGLGPLFLPMAEDLGFSRSLLSTIVAVGMLCYGAAMPLAGWLVARRGTRHVLLCGTAMLVLATLWAVNTRTPLGLMLSFGVLMSLGAGFTSPIALTPIISRWFNRRRGMALFFLSTGSMAGIAIMTPALGLALQHLSWQATLLGFAVLFSAITVPSALLVMRDQAPPDGDAPLPGSAAHAANPVAPVGQHYTVLQAMRTATFLKITLGLFACGFSMNLLGTHGMPMLMDHGFDATTSALGIGLIGVVAIPSTVVLGRLADRMPRRKLLAAIYCVRGFGFFSLLLAGSTLELYGTSVIGGIAWAGSIALSSAILADIYGVRLVGVLYGWAYLGHQVGAAISSWLGGWGFEHLGTHWLAFGLAGALLMLASGVALLLPGKAAPAPARASTA; from the coding sequence ATGCCTTCTGCAGACCCCCAACGCTGGTACTTCGGCTGGAACATCGTGGCCGCGGCCACCGTGCTCACCGCCCTGACGGTGGGCATGCGCCTGGGCCTGGGCCCGCTGTTCCTGCCCATGGCCGAGGATCTGGGTTTCTCGCGCAGCCTGCTCTCGACCATCGTTGCCGTGGGCATGCTGTGCTATGGCGCGGCCATGCCACTGGCGGGCTGGCTGGTGGCGCGCCGCGGCACACGCCATGTGCTGCTGTGCGGCACGGCCATGCTGGTGTTGGCGACGCTGTGGGCGGTGAACACGCGCACGCCGCTGGGCCTGATGCTGAGCTTTGGCGTGCTGATGTCCTTAGGCGCGGGCTTTACCAGCCCCATCGCGCTGACCCCCATCATCAGCCGCTGGTTCAACCGGCGCCGTGGCATGGCACTGTTCTTCCTGTCCACCGGCTCCATGGCCGGCATCGCCATCATGACGCCCGCCCTGGGCCTGGCCCTGCAGCACCTGAGCTGGCAGGCCACCTTGCTGGGTTTCGCGGTCCTGTTCAGCGCCATCACCGTGCCCTCCGCTCTGTTGGTGATGCGCGACCAGGCTCCACCCGACGGCGATGCGCCCCTGCCCGGCAGTGCCGCCCATGCCGCCAATCCGGTAGCGCCCGTGGGCCAGCATTACACGGTGCTGCAGGCCATGCGCACGGCCACCTTTCTGAAGATCACGCTGGGCCTGTTTGCCTGCGGCTTCAGCATGAACCTGCTGGGCACGCATGGCATGCCCATGCTGATGGATCATGGCTTTGACGCTACCACCAGTGCCCTGGGGATCGGCCTGATTGGCGTGGTGGCCATTCCCAGCACCGTGGTGCTGGGCCGGCTGGCCGACCGCATGCCCCGGCGCAAGCTGCTCGCCGCCATCTATTGCGTGCGCGGCTTCGGTTTCTTCTCGCTGCTGCTGGCCGGCAGCACGCTGGAGCTCTACGGCACCTCGGTCATAGGCGGCATTGCCTGGGCCGGCAGCATCGCGCTGTCCTCGGCCATCCTGGCCGACATCTATGGCGTGCGCCTGGTAGGCGTGCTCTACGGCTGGGCCTACCTGGGGCACCAGGTCGGCGCGGCCATCAGCTCCTGGCTGGGCGGCTGGGGCTTCGAGCATCTGGGCACGCACTGGCTTGCCTTTGGCCTGGCGGGCGCGCTGCTCATGCTGGCCTCCGGCGTGGCCCTGCTGCTGCCA